A region of Pseudarthrobacter sp. NIBRBAC000502770 DNA encodes the following proteins:
- a CDS encoding phosphoribosylaminoimidazolesuccinocarboxamide synthase: MTETPENRGYATDTLDLPGWTHVYSGKVRDLYEPADEAVLQRFGQDCVLVVASDRISAYDHVLSSEIPDKGRILTQLSLWWFDQLGVEHHVLGYTAEDGVPAEVEGRAMICKKLDMFPVECIARGYLTGSGLVEYKASGTVCNIPLPEGLVDGSRLEHAIFTPSAKALIGEHDENITYDAVVALVGDDIAGRLSELTLKIYTTAEKIARERGIILADTKVEFGYDAVSGSITLGDEVLTPDSSRFWDAATYKPGQAQPSYDKQYVRDWLTSPESGWDKSSDTPPPALPADVVERTRSRYVEAYEKITGKTFS, encoded by the coding sequence ATGACTGAAACTCCGGAGAACCGCGGCTACGCCACCGACACCCTGGACCTGCCCGGCTGGACGCACGTCTATTCAGGCAAGGTCCGCGACCTCTACGAGCCTGCCGACGAAGCCGTCCTCCAGCGCTTTGGGCAGGACTGCGTCCTGGTGGTGGCGAGCGACCGCATCAGCGCCTACGACCATGTGCTGTCCAGTGAAATCCCGGACAAGGGACGCATCCTCACGCAGCTGAGCCTCTGGTGGTTCGACCAGCTGGGTGTTGAGCACCACGTGCTAGGCTACACCGCCGAGGACGGAGTGCCTGCCGAGGTTGAGGGCCGGGCCATGATCTGCAAGAAACTGGACATGTTCCCTGTGGAATGCATCGCACGCGGTTACCTCACCGGCTCCGGGCTGGTGGAGTACAAGGCCTCCGGCACGGTCTGCAACATCCCGCTGCCTGAAGGGCTGGTGGACGGGTCGCGGCTGGAACACGCCATCTTTACGCCGTCGGCCAAGGCCTTGATCGGCGAGCACGACGAGAACATCACCTACGACGCCGTGGTGGCCCTGGTAGGGGACGATATCGCCGGACGCCTCAGCGAACTGACGCTGAAGATCTACACGACGGCGGAAAAGATTGCCCGGGAGCGCGGCATCATCCTGGCCGACACCAAAGTGGAGTTCGGGTACGACGCCGTCTCCGGGTCCATCACCCTGGGCGACGAGGTACTTACCCCGGATTCCTCGCGCTTTTGGGATGCGGCCACCTACAAGCCGGGCCAGGCGCAGCCGTCCTACGACAAGCAGTACGTCCGGGACTGGCTGACGTCCCCCGAGTCCGGATGGGACAAGTCCTCCGACACCCCGCCGCCGGCACTGCCGGCAGATGTGGTTGAGCGTACCCGCAGCCGGTACGTCGAGGCGTACGAGAAAATTACCGGCAAGACCTTTTCCTAA
- the purD gene encoding phosphoribosylamine--glycine ligase, whose translation MKVLVIGPGGREHAIVRSLLADPNVSEVHAAPGNAGISKLVPTYNINGNDPDAVAELATRLAVDLVVVGPEAPLAAGVSDAVREAGIPVFGPSKAAAQLEASKAFAKEVMAEAGVPTAMALVATNAEEAASALDTFGAPYVVKDDGLAAGKGVVVTRDRDEALAHAQSCFDAGGSVVIEEFLDGPEVSLFVLCDGQNTVALSPAQDFKRIFDNDEGPNTGGMGAYTPLEWAPEGLVQEVLDRVAQPTVNEMARRGTPFVGVLFVGLALTSRGTRVIEFNVRFGDPETQAVLARLKTPLGALLMAAAKGELDTAEELRWAKETAVAVVIASENYPDKPRTGDRIRGLKKVEALDGVHVIHAGTALDVDGKVVSAGGRVLAVVALGSDLVEARERAYDGVELVQLEGSQFRSDIARKAARGEIKVPYGATGSMPIVKAKA comes from the coding sequence GTGAAGGTACTCGTCATAGGCCCCGGAGGCCGCGAACACGCCATTGTCCGCTCCCTGCTTGCCGACCCCAACGTGTCCGAAGTCCATGCGGCGCCCGGCAATGCCGGCATCAGCAAGCTGGTCCCCACATACAACATCAACGGCAACGACCCGGATGCGGTTGCGGAACTGGCCACACGGCTCGCCGTGGACCTGGTGGTGGTGGGCCCCGAGGCGCCGCTGGCCGCCGGTGTGTCCGACGCTGTCCGGGAGGCCGGCATCCCGGTCTTCGGACCCAGCAAGGCCGCAGCCCAGCTGGAGGCTTCCAAGGCGTTCGCCAAGGAAGTCATGGCCGAGGCCGGCGTGCCCACTGCCATGGCCCTGGTGGCCACCAACGCAGAGGAAGCGGCATCCGCCCTGGACACCTTTGGCGCCCCCTACGTGGTCAAGGACGATGGACTGGCCGCCGGCAAAGGCGTTGTGGTTACCCGTGACCGCGACGAAGCCCTGGCCCACGCCCAGTCCTGCTTTGACGCCGGCGGCTCCGTGGTCATCGAGGAGTTCCTGGACGGCCCCGAGGTATCCCTTTTTGTCCTCTGCGACGGCCAGAACACCGTGGCGCTCTCGCCCGCCCAGGACTTCAAGCGCATCTTTGACAACGACGAAGGGCCCAACACCGGTGGCATGGGTGCCTACACGCCACTTGAGTGGGCGCCTGAAGGGCTGGTGCAGGAAGTCCTGGACCGCGTAGCCCAGCCCACCGTAAACGAGATGGCCCGCCGCGGCACGCCCTTCGTCGGTGTGCTCTTCGTTGGCCTGGCCCTGACCTCGCGGGGCACCCGGGTCATCGAATTCAACGTCCGCTTCGGCGATCCGGAGACGCAGGCCGTCCTTGCCCGGCTCAAGACGCCCCTGGGTGCGCTGCTCATGGCAGCCGCCAAAGGCGAACTGGACACGGCGGAAGAGCTGCGATGGGCAAAGGAAACCGCCGTCGCCGTCGTCATTGCCTCCGAGAACTATCCGGACAAGCCCCGCACGGGCGACCGAATCCGCGGGCTTAAGAAGGTGGAAGCCCTGGACGGTGTGCACGTCATCCACGCCGGAACCGCCCTGGACGTGGACGGCAAGGTGGTTTCCGCCGGAGGCCGGGTCCTGGCGGTCGTCGCCCTGGGCAGCGACCTGGTGGAGGCGCGCGAACGCGCATATGACGGCGTGGAGCTGGTTCAGCTGGAAGGTTCCCAGTTCCGCAGCGACATTGCCCGCAAAGCCGCCCGCGGCGAAATCAAGGTGCCCTACGGGGCCACGGGATCAATGCCCATCGTGAAAGCAAAGGCCTGA
- a CDS encoding molybdopterin-dependent oxidoreductase yields the protein MTKLRNRITGPAPMAALAGVVAAAVVLAVAELIGAFFTARATPLFALGSTFIDFTPPWMKDFAIATFGTNDKAALFVGMGVTIAVLACVLGVVAYRKWMLGVLGVLFMGAVIVASVVTRAGVGPADAIPSVLGTVAGLVVLRRLMVQLWGLKRWPEAPADQADDDDARHQGAGTNRRRFFAAAGVTAVAAGIAATGGRLLGAARSNVTRAREALTLPTPAKAASPVPAGVQSPVPGVTPWLTPNNDFYRIDTALSVPEINIDDWQLRVHGLVEQEVTLSFQDLLDARLIESHVTLTCVSNPVGGNLAGNAKWLGLPIRDVLARARPKGGADMVLSKSIDGFSASTPLEVLQDGRDAMLAIGMNGEPLPLEHGYPVRMVVPGLYGFVSATKWVVELEVTRFADNKAYWTNRGWSERGPIKTMARVDVPRSFAKVAAGKVAVGGTAWAQTRGIAKVEVQIDNGAWAEATLSAEASTVTWRQWSYEWDAAPGPHYIKVRATDGTGQVQTDQRADPVPDGASGWQSVMVTVQ from the coding sequence ATGACAAAGCTTCGAAACCGGATAACGGGCCCCGCCCCCATGGCCGCGCTGGCAGGCGTGGTGGCGGCCGCCGTCGTGCTTGCCGTTGCGGAGCTGATAGGAGCGTTCTTTACCGCCCGGGCAACGCCGCTGTTTGCCCTGGGCTCGACCTTCATTGATTTCACCCCGCCGTGGATGAAGGACTTTGCGATCGCCACGTTTGGCACCAACGACAAGGCCGCCCTCTTTGTGGGCATGGGCGTGACCATTGCGGTGCTGGCGTGCGTCCTGGGAGTGGTGGCCTACCGGAAGTGGATGCTGGGCGTCCTTGGGGTGCTGTTCATGGGGGCCGTGATCGTGGCCAGTGTGGTGACCCGCGCGGGTGTGGGCCCAGCAGACGCCATCCCATCCGTGCTGGGAACGGTTGCCGGCCTGGTGGTGCTGCGCCGGCTCATGGTTCAGCTGTGGGGGCTGAAGAGGTGGCCTGAAGCACCGGCGGACCAGGCGGACGACGACGACGCCCGGCACCAGGGTGCGGGCACCAACCGCCGGCGCTTCTTTGCTGCTGCCGGGGTTACCGCGGTGGCTGCCGGGATTGCCGCCACCGGCGGCCGGCTCCTGGGCGCCGCCCGCAGCAACGTCACCAGGGCGCGCGAAGCACTCACGCTGCCCACGCCGGCAAAGGCGGCATCGCCCGTACCGGCCGGGGTACAGTCCCCTGTACCGGGCGTGACCCCGTGGCTGACACCAAACAACGACTTCTACCGCATCGATACTGCCCTGAGCGTCCCGGAAATCAACATTGATGACTGGCAGCTGCGTGTTCACGGCCTCGTGGAGCAGGAAGTCACGCTCTCCTTCCAGGACCTGCTCGACGCGCGGCTTATCGAATCCCATGTGACCCTCACCTGCGTATCCAACCCTGTAGGCGGCAACCTCGCCGGCAACGCCAAATGGTTGGGCCTGCCCATCCGCGATGTCCTGGCCCGGGCCAGGCCCAAGGGTGGCGCAGACATGGTCCTGTCAAAGTCCATTGACGGCTTCAGTGCCTCCACTCCCCTGGAGGTCCTCCAGGATGGCAGGGACGCCATGCTGGCCATCGGCATGAACGGCGAACCGCTGCCGCTGGAGCACGGCTACCCGGTGCGGATGGTGGTTCCAGGGCTTTACGGGTTTGTCTCGGCCACCAAGTGGGTGGTGGAGCTTGAAGTCACCCGGTTCGCCGACAACAAGGCGTACTGGACCAACCGTGGCTGGTCCGAACGTGGCCCCATCAAAACGATGGCGCGCGTGGACGTGCCCAGGTCCTTCGCGAAAGTAGCTGCCGGAAAGGTGGCCGTGGGTGGAACCGCCTGGGCGCAGACGCGGGGCATCGCCAAAGTGGAGGTCCAGATCGACAACGGTGCCTGGGCGGAAGCCACCCTGTCCGCCGAAGCGTCCACCGTAACCTGGCGCCAGTGGTCCTACGAATGGGACGCCGCCCCCGGCCCGCACTACATCAAGGTGCGCGCCACCGACGGCACCGGGCAGGTCCAGACTGACCAGCGCGCAGACCCGGTTCCGGACGGCGCCTCGGGCTGGCAGTCGGTGATGGTCACTGTCCAGTAG
- a CDS encoding asparaginase, whose protein sequence is MPHNPHATFTVDSAVELAVIERSGFVESRHIGSAVLLSADGSVVTELGDINTPIFARSTLKPFQALASMQSGVPLRGAQVAIACGSHTGSLDHMDVVAGMLKAAGVREDQLQCPEAWPQDETARNWLVRSEKGKSRLAFNCSGKHAAFLWACKENGWDTNSYLEPNHPLQQRVRSVIEEYTDEKIAHLGIDGCGAPVAAVSLKGLARAYSQLAKAPGDQSFSARAATIATSMLDYPWAVQGRGEANTLVMDELEIIAKIGAEGVLAMATPQGVSVAVKILDGNIRATSLVALTLLAAAGAVEIPGVASALEKVVEPVLGGGHPVGKIRLGPAVSALLD, encoded by the coding sequence ATGCCCCACAATCCGCACGCAACCTTTACCGTGGACTCCGCCGTCGAACTGGCCGTGATCGAACGCAGCGGCTTTGTGGAGTCGCGGCACATCGGTTCCGCCGTCCTCCTGTCCGCCGACGGTTCGGTGGTTACCGAGCTTGGCGACATCAACACGCCCATCTTTGCCCGGTCCACGTTGAAGCCATTCCAGGCCTTGGCGTCCATGCAGTCAGGGGTTCCGCTGCGCGGCGCCCAGGTGGCCATCGCCTGCGGAAGCCACACCGGATCCCTGGACCACATGGACGTGGTGGCGGGCATGCTCAAGGCTGCAGGGGTCCGTGAGGACCAACTGCAGTGCCCGGAGGCCTGGCCGCAGGACGAAACCGCCAGGAACTGGCTGGTCCGCTCTGAGAAGGGGAAATCGCGGCTGGCGTTCAACTGTTCCGGGAAGCACGCCGCTTTCCTTTGGGCCTGCAAGGAAAACGGCTGGGACACCAACAGCTACCTGGAGCCGAACCACCCCCTGCAGCAGCGGGTCCGGAGCGTGATCGAGGAATACACCGACGAGAAGATTGCCCATCTGGGGATTGACGGCTGCGGGGCTCCGGTGGCTGCTGTTTCCCTCAAAGGCCTTGCCCGGGCATACTCCCAGCTGGCCAAAGCCCCGGGCGACCAAAGCTTCAGCGCACGGGCAGCCACCATTGCAACGTCGATGCTCGATTACCCCTGGGCCGTCCAAGGCCGCGGTGAAGCCAACACCCTGGTGATGGATGAGCTTGAAATCATCGCCAAAATCGGGGCCGAGGGAGTCCTTGCCATGGCCACGCCCCAAGGGGTTTCCGTGGCCGTTAAGATCCTGGACGGGAACATCCGGGCGACTTCCCTGGTGGCCCTGACCCTGCTCGCTGCCGCCGGGGCAGTGGAGATCCCGGGGGTCGCCAGCGCCCTGGAGAAAGTCGTGGAACCCGTGCTTGGCGGCGGCCATCCGGTGGGCAAGATCCGGTTGGGTCCCGCAGTGTCCGCGCTCCTCGACTGA
- a CDS encoding sterol carrier family protein, whose protein sequence is MAVARRRIDVQEGKAALKAWREAAQPPSDTHAPRSVLATAVRYSLEELTARAPGNSVEVRVPPFGVTQCVEGPRHTRGTPPNVIECDASTWLEMVTGQLAWAEAVKAGRVAASGLRADLSALLPF, encoded by the coding sequence ATGGCCGTAGCCCGCCGTCGTATTGACGTCCAGGAAGGCAAAGCAGCGCTCAAGGCGTGGCGCGAAGCCGCGCAACCGCCGTCGGATACTCACGCTCCGCGGAGCGTCCTGGCCACTGCCGTGCGGTACTCGCTGGAGGAGCTGACGGCGCGGGCCCCGGGGAATTCGGTTGAGGTGCGGGTGCCGCCGTTCGGCGTCACCCAGTGCGTGGAGGGGCCGCGGCACACACGAGGGACCCCGCCAAATGTCATTGAGTGCGACGCCTCCACTTGGCTTGAGATGGTCACCGGGCAGCTGGCGTGGGCGGAGGCGGTCAAGGCCGGCCGGGTTGCGGCATCCGGCCTGCGTGCGGACCTGTCGGCCCTGCTGCCCTTCTAG
- a CDS encoding SDR family oxidoreductase codes for MSTPQQVRRVAVVTGAGSGIGREVARQMLADGYRVALAGRREAQLKETAGGNPDSLVVPCDVTRPDDVERLFETARQQWGRIDVLFNNAGVFGPAAGVDEISLEDWNATLAVNLTGSMLCAAAAVRAMKAQEPQGGRIINNGSISAHSPRPRTVAYTVTKHAMTGLTKSIELDGRGYGITCGQIDIGNTATEIMDTIGVGSGALQADGSRRLEPMFPVADAARAVLMMANMPASASVGSVVVTAAGMPFIGRG; via the coding sequence TTGAGCACCCCTCAGCAGGTCAGAAGAGTAGCCGTGGTCACCGGGGCCGGGTCAGGCATCGGACGGGAAGTCGCACGGCAGATGCTGGCGGACGGCTACCGGGTGGCACTCGCCGGCCGCCGGGAGGCGCAGCTCAAGGAAACCGCTGGCGGCAACCCGGACTCGCTCGTGGTGCCCTGCGACGTCACCCGGCCCGACGACGTCGAACGGCTTTTCGAGACGGCCCGGCAACAGTGGGGACGGATAGACGTGCTGTTCAACAACGCCGGCGTCTTTGGTCCGGCGGCCGGAGTGGACGAAATCAGCCTGGAAGACTGGAACGCCACCCTGGCCGTGAACCTCACCGGATCCATGCTGTGTGCCGCCGCAGCCGTACGGGCCATGAAGGCGCAGGAACCGCAGGGCGGCCGGATCATCAACAACGGCTCCATCTCCGCGCATTCGCCCCGTCCACGGACCGTGGCCTACACCGTCACCAAGCACGCCATGACCGGGCTGACCAAGAGCATCGAACTGGACGGGCGCGGCTACGGCATCACGTGCGGCCAGATCGACATCGGCAACACGGCCACGGAGATCATGGACACCATCGGCGTCGGCTCAGGGGCGCTGCAGGCGGATGGCAGCCGTAGGCTCGAGCCGATGTTCCCGGTGGCGGACGCGGCCCGCGCGGTGCTGATGATGGCCAACATGCCGGCCTCGGCCAGCGTGGGCTCGGTGGTGGTTACGGCCGCGGGCATGCCGTTCATCGGCAGGGGCTGA
- a CDS encoding aspartate/glutamate racemase family protein, giving the protein MRILVANVNTTQSMTDSIAASARSVAAAGTEIVGLTPRFGADSCEGNFESYLAAVAVMDAVTSYPEPFDAVVQAGYGEHGREGLQELLDVPVVDITEAAASTAMFLGHKYSVVTTLDRAVPLIEDRLKLAGLDARCASVRASGMAVLELEEEPDRAVEAIVNQAMLAVTQDKAEVIVLGCGGMAGLDEQIRQRAGVPVVDGVAAAVTIAESLVRMRLSTSKVRTFAAPRPKTVIGWPLNTPAVPAQP; this is encoded by the coding sequence ATGCGCATACTCGTCGCAAACGTCAACACCACCCAGTCGATGACCGACTCGATTGCGGCCTCTGCACGCAGCGTGGCCGCAGCCGGGACGGAAATCGTCGGCCTCACCCCGAGGTTTGGCGCGGACTCGTGCGAAGGGAACTTCGAAAGCTACCTGGCTGCCGTCGCCGTCATGGATGCAGTCACTTCCTACCCGGAGCCGTTCGACGCCGTTGTCCAGGCCGGTTACGGCGAACACGGCCGCGAAGGGCTGCAGGAGCTGCTGGACGTGCCGGTGGTGGACATCACGGAGGCCGCCGCCAGTACGGCCATGTTCCTGGGCCACAAATACTCCGTGGTCACCACCCTGGACCGCGCGGTTCCCCTCATCGAAGACCGGCTGAAGCTGGCCGGGTTGGACGCCAGGTGCGCGTCAGTCCGGGCCAGCGGCATGGCCGTGCTGGAGCTTGAGGAGGAGCCGGACCGCGCCGTGGAAGCCATCGTCAACCAGGCCATGCTGGCGGTCACACAGGACAAGGCCGAGGTCATTGTCCTGGGCTGCGGCGGCATGGCCGGGCTCGATGAACAGATCAGGCAGCGGGCCGGTGTTCCCGTGGTGGATGGAGTGGCTGCCGCGGTGACCATCGCTGAATCCCTGGTCCGGATGCGCCTGTCCACCTCCAAGGTGCGGACCTTCGCTGCGCCAAGGCCCAAGACCGTCATAGGCTGGCCACTGAACACGCCGGCCGTGCCGGCACAGCCCTGA
- a CDS encoding NCS1 family nucleobase:cation symporter-1, with translation MQTPPTAGVDAEQGVTVPSAPAAHPDDSVEALCESASAASGTAISPSLYNSDLAPTKRAGRSWTSYSIFTLWANDVHSLGNYAFAIGLFALGLGGWQILMALGIGAALLFGLLTLSGFMGVKTGVPFPVMSRISFGIRGAQIASLLRGAVAVAWFGIQTYLASVVFRVMLVAMLPALADLDKDSILGLSTLGWMAFVTLWVVQLVIVSFGMEMIRKYEAFAGPVILATMAAMAVWIFVEAGGNIAWSSDKALEGPEMWLTIFAGGALWVSIYGTFVLNFCDFTRSAVSKKAVVRGNFWGIPINMLLFGAIVVVMAGGQFKINGTIIKSPSDIVQTIPNTLFLVLACLALLILTIAVNLMANFVAPVYALTNLFPKRLNFRKAAIVSATIGLLILPWNLYNNPLVIVYFLGGLGALLGPLFGVVMADYWLIRRGLVNVPELYTASPDGAYFYKKGVNPRAIIAMVPAAVLALLIAFVPGLAAAAPFAWFFAAGIAAALYFFIADRNQRLVDHDGEAIAVANAH, from the coding sequence ATGCAAACCCCTCCCACGGCGGGCGTTGATGCGGAGCAGGGCGTGACAGTGCCGTCAGCCCCTGCAGCACATCCCGACGACAGCGTTGAAGCCCTGTGCGAGTCAGCCAGCGCCGCCTCGGGCACGGCAATCAGCCCTTCCTTGTACAACTCCGATCTTGCCCCCACTAAACGCGCCGGCCGCAGCTGGACCAGCTACAGCATCTTCACCCTTTGGGCGAATGACGTGCACAGCCTGGGCAACTATGCCTTTGCCATTGGACTGTTCGCCTTGGGGCTGGGTGGGTGGCAGATCCTCATGGCGCTCGGCATTGGGGCGGCGCTGCTGTTCGGACTCCTGACGCTTTCCGGATTCATGGGCGTCAAAACCGGTGTTCCCTTTCCGGTCATGAGCCGCATCAGCTTTGGTATCAGGGGAGCGCAGATTGCCAGCCTCCTCCGCGGTGCCGTGGCCGTGGCCTGGTTCGGCATCCAGACGTACCTCGCTTCCGTGGTGTTCCGCGTCATGCTCGTAGCCATGTTGCCTGCGCTGGCAGACTTGGACAAAGACTCCATCCTGGGCCTGTCCACGCTGGGCTGGATGGCATTCGTGACCCTTTGGGTGGTCCAGTTGGTGATCGTCAGCTTCGGGATGGAAATGATCCGCAAGTACGAGGCCTTCGCCGGCCCCGTCATCCTTGCCACCATGGCCGCGATGGCCGTCTGGATCTTTGTGGAAGCAGGAGGAAACATTGCCTGGTCCTCGGACAAGGCCTTGGAAGGCCCGGAAATGTGGCTCACTATATTCGCCGGCGGCGCCCTGTGGGTGTCCATCTACGGCACCTTCGTCCTGAACTTCTGCGACTTCACCCGCTCCGCGGTATCGAAGAAGGCTGTAGTGCGCGGCAATTTTTGGGGCATCCCCATCAACATGCTGCTCTTCGGAGCCATTGTGGTGGTCATGGCCGGTGGCCAGTTCAAGATCAACGGCACCATCATCAAGAGCCCGTCGGACATCGTCCAGACCATCCCCAACACGCTGTTCCTGGTTCTGGCCTGCCTTGCCCTGCTGATCCTCACCATCGCAGTGAACCTGATGGCCAACTTCGTGGCCCCCGTGTACGCGCTGACCAACCTGTTTCCCAAGCGGCTCAACTTCCGCAAGGCTGCGATAGTCTCCGCAACAATCGGCCTTCTCATCCTGCCCTGGAACCTCTACAACAACCCGCTGGTCATTGTGTACTTCCTCGGCGGCCTCGGTGCGCTGCTCGGCCCGCTGTTCGGCGTCGTCATGGCTGACTACTGGCTGATCCGGCGTGGCTTGGTCAACGTGCCGGAACTTTATACGGCGTCCCCGGACGGGGCGTACTTCTACAAGAAGGGCGTCAACCCCAGGGCGATCATCGCCATGGTTCCCGCTGCCGTCCTGGCCCTCCTCATTGCCTTCGTTCCGGGGCTGGCCGCCGCGGCGCCCTTCGCATGGTTCTTTGCCGCCGGTATCGCCGCGGCGCTCTACTTCTTCATCGCCGACCGCAACCAACGACTCGTGGACCACGACGGCGAGGCCATCGCCGTCGCCAACGCCCACTGA